Proteins encoded together in one Maricaulis maris window:
- a CDS encoding methyltransferase domain-containing protein encodes MSLDEDRTPFDWETRFRDDDTPWERGALHPAFLHWRETKAFRPGEHVLIPGCGRSQELLAFAEAGLTVTGADLSETAIAWQSEKFATAGQRADLVTGDVLAWQPGTPLDLVYEQTFLCAIHPRLRQAYESALTRWLRPGGRLHALFMQKDERGGPPYGCPIDVMHDLFPETRWIWPADDEIKPWPHPRLNGKPELGAVLIRR; translated from the coding sequence ATGAGCCTTGACGAAGACCGCACACCGTTCGACTGGGAGACGCGCTTTCGCGACGATGACACGCCGTGGGAACGCGGTGCCCTGCATCCCGCTTTCCTCCACTGGCGCGAGACGAAAGCGTTTCGTCCCGGCGAGCATGTCCTGATACCGGGATGTGGCCGATCTCAGGAATTGCTGGCTTTTGCAGAGGCCGGGCTGACGGTCACCGGAGCGGACCTGTCCGAGACCGCCATCGCCTGGCAGTCGGAGAAGTTTGCCACCGCGGGGCAGCGCGCCGATCTGGTCACGGGCGACGTTCTCGCCTGGCAGCCCGGAACACCCCTCGATCTTGTCTATGAGCAGACCTTTCTGTGCGCCATCCATCCGCGCCTGCGGCAAGCTTATGAGAGCGCCCTGACCCGCTGGCTCAGACCGGGCGGGCGCCTGCACGCGCTTTTCATGCAAAAGGATGAGCGCGGTGGACCGCCCTATGGCTGCCCGATCGATGTGATGCACGACCTGTTTCCCGAAACGCGATGGATCTGGCCCGCCGACGACGAGATCAAGCCCTGGCCACACCCTCGCCTCAACGGCAAACCCGAGCTCGGAGCCGTCCTGATCCGGCGTTAG
- a CDS encoding MATE family efflux transporter produces the protein MAGRSARDMTEGPVFGHILRMLLPMSFGILAMMLVGIVDTYWVGTLGTAQQAAVQMSFPVTMLVMSVSIGLGAGAVSAVSRAAGRKEGGPSLARISTDAMTLALVSVGVVSLLGVIFVEPIFRGLGASDTMLPHVVDYMTVWFAGIVLIVGPMVASNILRALGNAVIPSLMMIAAAFVNLILDPIFILDDVFGLFPGLGWGVSGAALATVAANAVTFAMVGWYLVVKEKLIDFKPEDLGEVWHHWRDIARVGMPACLSNIFNPLAMTVAMSGLAMARFGDAAVGGLGVAGRIEAFAIVPLFALSASIGAVTGQNGGADRLDRVREAFRSSFLFCIGWSLTIAVILWIAAPWLAMLFLPSETGQSAAIAYWRIVPVTIAGYGITIAASAGFNGLGRPAHGMVITAGRALGLMIPGVVIGGLWLDAPTGVIWGVALANILAGTAAGIFVLTKAPMTAKHGRKRKPRAAAVSEPAVVQDTP, from the coding sequence ATGGCAGGACGATCAGCACGTGACATGACCGAAGGTCCGGTCTTCGGCCATATCCTTCGCATGCTCCTGCCGATGAGTTTCGGCATTCTGGCCATGATGCTGGTCGGGATCGTCGACACCTATTGGGTCGGCACGCTGGGTACGGCCCAGCAGGCGGCTGTCCAGATGAGCTTCCCGGTCACCATGCTCGTCATGAGTGTCTCGATCGGACTTGGCGCCGGCGCGGTTTCAGCGGTTTCACGCGCCGCGGGCCGCAAGGAGGGCGGACCAAGCCTCGCCCGCATCTCGACCGATGCGATGACATTGGCGCTGGTGTCGGTCGGTGTTGTCTCGCTTTTGGGGGTGATCTTCGTCGAGCCGATATTCCGCGGGCTTGGCGCCAGCGACACCATGTTGCCCCATGTGGTTGACTATATGACGGTTTGGTTCGCCGGCATTGTCCTGATCGTCGGCCCCATGGTCGCCAGCAATATCCTGCGTGCCTTGGGCAATGCCGTCATCCCGAGCCTGATGATGATCGCTGCGGCGTTCGTTAACCTGATCCTCGACCCGATCTTCATTCTTGATGACGTGTTCGGTCTCTTCCCGGGCCTTGGCTGGGGCGTGTCGGGCGCGGCTCTGGCGACCGTGGCTGCAAATGCGGTGACCTTTGCGATGGTCGGCTGGTATCTGGTCGTGAAGGAAAAGCTGATCGATTTCAAACCGGAGGATCTCGGGGAGGTCTGGCACCACTGGCGCGATATTGCCCGGGTCGGCATGCCGGCCTGCCTGTCGAATATCTTCAATCCTCTGGCCATGACGGTCGCCATGTCCGGTCTGGCGATGGCGCGCTTCGGCGATGCGGCTGTCGGTGGCCTCGGGGTTGCGGGGCGGATCGAGGCCTTCGCCATCGTGCCCCTGTTCGCGCTTTCGGCGAGCATCGGCGCGGTGACCGGTCAGAATGGCGGTGCCGACCGTCTTGATCGGGTGCGCGAGGCTTTCCGGTCGAGTTTTCTCTTCTGCATCGGCTGGAGCCTGACGATTGCCGTTATCCTGTGGATCGCGGCGCCCTGGCTGGCCATGCTCTTCCTGCCAAGCGAGACCGGCCAGTCGGCGGCAATCGCGTATTGGCGCATCGTTCCGGTGACGATTGCCGGCTATGGTATCACGATCGCGGCCTCGGCCGGGTTCAACGGGCTGGGCCGTCCGGCCCATGGGATGGTGATCACCGCTGGCCGGGCCCTCGGCTTGATGATCCCCGGCGTTGTCATTGGCGGGCTTTGGCTGGACGCTCCGACCGGCGTGATCTGGGGAGTCGCGCTGGCCAATATTCTGGCCGGCACTGCCGCCGGGATCTTTGTGCTCACAAAGGCGCCGATGACGGCCAAGCACGGGCGCAAGCGCAAGCCGCGGGCCGCCGCGGTATCCGAGCCAGCGGTAGTCCAAGACACTCCCTAA
- a CDS encoding NADP-dependent malic enzyme yields the protein MAESTYRADTQLDADALAFHMKPTPGKLAVTATKPMATQRDLALAYSPGVAAPVRAIAEDPDTVYDYTSKGNMVAVVSNGTAILGLGNLGPAASKPVMEGKAVLFKRFADIDAVDIEVDYTDPDKFIDCVRGFGDTFGGINLEDIKSPECFEIETRLREELNIPVFHDDQHGTAIIAAAGLINACDLTGRRMEDLKVVLCGAGAAGLTVLELIESMGVKSENTIVVDIDGVVYEGRPGGHDRLNKHAIKTDKRTLADAAEGADVLLGLSAAGVFTKAIVASLAPNPIIFAMANPRPEITPEEVREVRDDVIMATGRSDYPNQVNNVLGFPYIFRGALDVRARTINEEMKIAAARALAALAREDVPDEVAQAYKVDRLQYGPDYIIPTPFDPRLISWVPPFVAQAAIDSGVARKPLEDVEAYKHGLARRLDPTAAVQQRISASIRAEQKTIVFAEGEEPAVIRAAHAFQTQGLGKAILVAREDVVAANMKDLGIPAGSLEVCNARLSEYNSDYSDYLYERLQRQGYLRRDVQRRVNNDRNVFSACMLKMGHADGMVTGVTRHSNVVMNDVELVLDPIKGSRPVGVTIAVTRGRSLVIGDTSVTEFPDAEALAEIAVVTANATRRFGMTPHLAFLSYSSFGNPPGERTTKIQQAVEILDGQGVDFEYEGELAADVALDPEHHKLYPFSRLTQPANVLIMPAIHSASIAVRLLKAAGGATVIGPMLVGLEKPVQIARLGASVTDIVNLAGIAAFDLNKASG from the coding sequence ATGGCTGAATCGACTTATCGCGCAGACACGCAACTCGACGCTGACGCGCTCGCCTTCCACATGAAGCCGACGCCCGGCAAGCTGGCGGTCACTGCGACCAAGCCAATGGCGACCCAACGCGATCTGGCCCTGGCCTACAGCCCCGGCGTCGCGGCCCCGGTCCGCGCGATCGCGGAGGATCCGGATACGGTTTACGACTATACCTCCAAGGGAAACATGGTCGCCGTTGTCTCGAACGGAACGGCGATTCTCGGCCTCGGCAATCTTGGGCCGGCAGCCTCCAAGCCGGTGATGGAAGGCAAGGCGGTCCTGTTCAAGCGTTTTGCCGATATCGACGCGGTCGACATCGAGGTCGACTACACCGATCCGGACAAGTTCATAGACTGCGTTCGCGGCTTTGGTGACACCTTCGGCGGGATCAATCTGGAAGACATCAAGTCCCCGGAATGCTTCGAGATCGAGACGCGCCTGCGCGAAGAGCTCAACATCCCGGTCTTTCACGATGACCAGCACGGTACGGCCATCATCGCGGCGGCCGGTCTGATCAATGCCTGCGACCTCACTGGTCGCCGCATGGAGGACCTCAAGGTCGTCCTGTGTGGCGCTGGCGCCGCGGGCCTGACTGTCCTCGAACTCATCGAGTCGATGGGCGTGAAGTCGGAAAACACGATCGTCGTCGATATTGACGGTGTCGTTTATGAAGGCCGTCCGGGCGGTCATGACCGTCTCAACAAACACGCAATCAAGACCGACAAGCGCACGCTTGCGGATGCCGCCGAGGGTGCTGACGTGCTGCTCGGACTTTCTGCTGCAGGCGTTTTCACAAAGGCCATCGTGGCCTCGCTCGCGCCCAATCCCATCATCTTCGCGATGGCCAATCCGCGTCCCGAGATTACGCCGGAGGAGGTCAGGGAAGTTCGCGATGATGTGATCATGGCAACCGGTCGGTCGGACTACCCGAACCAGGTCAATAACGTCCTCGGCTTCCCGTATATTTTCCGTGGCGCCCTCGATGTGCGCGCCCGGACGATCAATGAGGAGATGAAGATCGCGGCGGCGCGTGCCCTGGCAGCCCTGGCGCGCGAGGATGTGCCGGATGAGGTCGCGCAGGCCTACAAAGTCGACCGGCTTCAATACGGTCCCGATTACATCATTCCGACACCCTTCGATCCGCGGCTGATCTCCTGGGTGCCCCCTTTTGTGGCGCAAGCGGCGATTGATAGCGGTGTGGCTCGCAAGCCGCTCGAGGATGTCGAGGCGTACAAGCACGGCCTGGCGCGTCGCCTTGATCCGACCGCCGCCGTCCAGCAGCGGATATCGGCCTCGATCCGGGCTGAGCAGAAGACGATTGTCTTCGCCGAGGGCGAGGAGCCGGCGGTTATCCGCGCCGCTCACGCCTTTCAAACCCAGGGGCTCGGCAAGGCCATCCTGGTGGCGCGTGAGGATGTTGTCGCGGCGAACATGAAAGACCTCGGGATCCCGGCCGGATCGCTGGAGGTCTGCAATGCGCGCCTGTCCGAATACAATTCGGATTATTCCGATTATCTCTATGAGCGGCTGCAACGGCAGGGCTATTTGCGTCGTGACGTGCAGAGGCGGGTCAATAACGACCGGAATGTCTTCTCGGCCTGCATGCTGAAAATGGGTCATGCCGACGGCATGGTCACAGGCGTGACGCGTCACTCCAACGTCGTCATGAACGATGTCGAGTTGGTCCTCGACCCGATCAAGGGCAGCCGACCGGTCGGCGTCACGATTGCCGTGACGCGCGGGCGCAGCCTCGTCATTGGTGATACCTCGGTCACCGAATTCCCGGATGCCGAGGCGCTGGCCGAGATTGCTGTCGTGACGGCCAATGCCACGCGCCGCTTCGGGATGACGCCACACCTGGCCTTTCTGTCCTATTCGAGCTTCGGCAACCCGCCGGGTGAGCGGACCACCAAAATCCAGCAGGCTGTTGAGATCCTCGATGGCCAGGGTGTCGACTTTGAGTATGAGGGGGAGCTGGCTGCCGATGTCGCGCTCGACCCGGAGCATCATAAGCTCTACCCGTTCTCGCGTCTCACCCAGCCGGCCAATGTGCTGATCATGCCCGCCATCCATTCGGCGTCTATCGCCGTTCGTCTGCTCAAGGCAGCGGGGGGAGCGACGGTGATCGGCCCGATGCTGGTGGGGCTGGAGAAACCGGTTCAGATCGCGCGGCTTGGTGCCAGTGTGACCGATATTGTCAATCTGGCTGGCATCGCGGCATTTGACCTGAACAAGGCGAGTGGCTGA
- a CDS encoding NAD(P)H-hydrate dehydratase: protein MTEILATADSARCDRYAVENGIGSQTLMSNAGHAVASAIRARWAPRPVLVLAGPGNNGGDGLIAATALRAAGWPVRVVLFAEPQDLVGDAAWALAVWDAPVLAPEPVVWGDAALVVDALFGAGLSRPVAGLPASWLDALSTRSCPVVAIDLPSGIRGDARPLSGMASKADLTVTFHRRKPAHVIEPHAEMCGEVECADIGVPQGWEAAISPVAQEVFRPRWRPLELAEAPATHKHQRGRVAVFSGAASATGAARLSALAALRAGAGLVTICSPPAAMLVNAARLTAVMLARWEGGPDTRRVLEELRAEAAVLGPAMGVGEATRNAVLAALETGLPLVLDADALTSFEQAPEALLTRLHPACVLTPHMGEFARLFGEHDAEANKIERAQAAAEACSCTVLLKGPATVVASPGAVPLINRHASPWLATAGSGDVLAGIVATGLAAGMSPHDAAASAAWLHGDAGRRLGAGLVAEDLPDCLPQVLRALADSHRREAAFSHLLTHGS, encoded by the coding sequence ATGACTGAGATCCTGGCTACCGCCGACAGCGCCCGTTGCGATCGCTATGCGGTCGAAAACGGCATTGGCTCCCAAACCCTTATGAGCAATGCGGGACACGCGGTTGCGTCTGCGATTCGGGCCCGTTGGGCGCCGCGTCCGGTTCTGGTGCTGGCCGGCCCCGGCAATAATGGCGGGGATGGCCTGATCGCGGCAACCGCCTTGCGGGCGGCCGGCTGGCCGGTACGGGTGGTGTTGTTCGCGGAACCGCAGGATCTTGTCGGGGACGCGGCCTGGGCTCTGGCCGTCTGGGATGCGCCGGTGCTGGCGCCCGAACCGGTGGTCTGGGGCGATGCGGCTCTGGTGGTCGACGCCCTGTTCGGTGCCGGCCTCTCGCGTCCGGTCGCCGGCCTTCCAGCCAGCTGGCTGGACGCCTTGTCGACCCGATCCTGTCCGGTCGTGGCCATTGATCTGCCAAGCGGCATTCGCGGCGACGCCCGACCCCTGTCCGGCATGGCGAGCAAGGCCGATTTGACGGTCACGTTTCACCGTAGAAAGCCGGCTCATGTGATTGAACCTCATGCGGAAATGTGCGGTGAGGTCGAGTGCGCGGACATCGGGGTGCCGCAGGGGTGGGAGGCCGCTATCAGCCCTGTCGCTCAAGAGGTTTTCCGGCCCCGCTGGCGACCGCTTGAGCTTGCCGAAGCCCCTGCGACGCACAAGCACCAGCGTGGCCGGGTCGCTGTGTTCAGCGGCGCGGCCTCGGCGACCGGTGCGGCCCGCCTGTCTGCCCTTGCCGCGCTGCGCGCCGGTGCCGGCCTGGTGACGATCTGTTCGCCGCCGGCGGCCATGCTGGTCAATGCCGCGCGGCTCACCGCGGTCATGCTGGCGCGCTGGGAAGGCGGTCCCGACACGCGCCGTGTTCTGGAGGAGCTGCGCGCGGAGGCGGCCGTTCTCGGACCAGCGATGGGCGTCGGCGAGGCAACACGCAATGCCGTGCTGGCAGCGCTAGAAACAGGTCTTCCCCTGGTCCTCGATGCCGATGCCCTGACCAGTTTTGAGCAGGCCCCCGAGGCGCTGCTGACCCGCCTGCATCCGGCCTGTGTCCTGACGCCCCATATGGGAGAGTTCGCGCGCCTGTTCGGCGAGCACGACGCCGAGGCCAACAAGATCGAGCGCGCCCAGGCCGCCGCCGAGGCCTGCTCCTGTACCGTTCTCCTGAAAGGACCGGCGACGGTCGTGGCGTCACCGGGCGCGGTGCCCCTGATCAATCGCCATGCCAGTCCCTGGCTTGCGACCGCCGGAAGTGGTGATGTGCTCGCGGGGATCGTGGCAACAGGTCTGGCCGCCGGGATGTCACCGCATGACGCGGCAGCGTCTGCTGCCTGGCTGCACGGGGATGCCGGTCGGCGGCTGGGTGCCGGATTGGTGGCCGAGGATCTGCCGGACTGTCTGCCGCAAGTCCTCAGAGCCTTGGCCGACAGCCACCGCCGCGAGGCGGCGTTCAGCCATCTGCTCACGCATGGAAGCTAA
- a CDS encoding P-II family nitrogen regulator has product MKKIEAIIKPFKLDDVKEALQEIGVQGLTVIEAKGFGRQKGHTELYRGAEYVVDFLPKIKIELVLPADRVDAAVEAIQNAAQTGRIGDGKIFVSPIESVIRIRTGETGRDAL; this is encoded by the coding sequence ATGAAGAAAATCGAAGCCATCATCAAACCCTTCAAGCTTGATGACGTGAAGGAGGCCCTGCAGGAAATCGGTGTGCAAGGCCTGACTGTCATCGAAGCCAAGGGCTTTGGTCGGCAAAAGGGGCATACCGAATTATATCGCGGCGCTGAGTATGTCGTCGATTTCCTGCCCAAGATAAAGATCGAGCTGGTGCTTCCCGCCGACCGTGTGGACGCCGCTGTCGAAGCCATTCAGAATGCCGCCCAGACGGGCCGCATCGGTGATGGCAAGATTTTCGTCAGCCCGATCGAAAGCGTGATCCGCATCCGGACCGGCGAAACCGGCCGCGATGCCCTTTAA
- the glnA gene encoding type I glutamate--ammonia ligase: MSDAILKKLKDEDIKYVDLRFTDPRGKLQHVTFDRSEVNEDFFEDGVMFDGSSIAGWKAINESDMVLKPDSSYCEVDPFYQQPTAVILADILEPGTGEAYNRDPRTTAKKAEAFLKASGVGDTAYFGPEAEFFVFDDVRYSTSQQDTGYKLDSEEMPHNTGSKFEGGNMGHRPGPKGGYFPVNPVDSGQDMRTEMLTVLEELGLHPEKHHHEVAPAQHELGMKFSSLTTMADRMQLYKYTVHMVAHAYGKTATFMPKPVWNDNGTGMHVHQSIWKDGKPMFAGDRYADLSETCLHYIGGIIKHARAINAFANASTNSYKRLVPGFEAPVLLAYSARNRSASIRIPWVASPNAKRLETRFPDPAGNPYLTFASLLMAGLDGIENRIDPGDPMDKDLYDLPPQELKDIPTVCRSLREALESLDADRDFLKKGGVMDDDQIDAYIDLKIEEVLRYEMHPHPVEFDMYYSC, encoded by the coding sequence ATGTCAGACGCAATTCTCAAGAAGCTCAAAGACGAAGACATCAAGTATGTCGACCTGCGCTTTACCGACCCGCGCGGCAAGCTGCAGCACGTCACCTTCGACCGTTCGGAAGTCAACGAAGACTTCTTTGAAGATGGCGTGATGTTCGATGGGTCGTCGATTGCCGGCTGGAAAGCCATCAACGAGTCCGACATGGTGCTCAAGCCGGACTCCAGCTATTGCGAAGTCGACCCGTTCTACCAGCAGCCGACCGCTGTGATCCTCGCCGACATTCTCGAGCCGGGCACGGGCGAAGCCTATAATCGCGACCCGCGCACGACCGCCAAGAAGGCCGAAGCCTTCCTGAAGGCCTCCGGCGTTGGCGACACCGCCTATTTCGGCCCGGAAGCCGAATTCTTCGTCTTCGACGATGTCCGCTACTCCACGAGCCAGCAGGACACCGGCTACAAGCTCGACAGCGAAGAGATGCCGCACAATACCGGTTCGAAATTCGAAGGTGGCAATATGGGCCACCGCCCGGGTCCCAAGGGCGGCTATTTCCCGGTCAACCCGGTCGATAGCGGCCAGGACATGCGCACCGAGATGCTGACCGTGCTCGAAGAGCTTGGCCTGCATCCGGAAAAGCACCACCACGAAGTGGCCCCGGCGCAGCACGAACTCGGCATGAAGTTCTCGTCCCTGACGACGATGGCCGACCGCATGCAGCTCTACAAATACACCGTCCACATGGTCGCTCATGCCTATGGCAAGACCGCGACCTTCATGCCCAAGCCGGTCTGGAACGACAATGGCACCGGCATGCACGTGCACCAGTCGATCTGGAAGGACGGCAAGCCGATGTTCGCCGGCGATCGCTATGCCGACCTGTCGGAAACCTGCCTCCACTATATCGGCGGCATCATCAAGCACGCCCGCGCTATCAACGCCTTCGCCAACGCGTCGACCAACTCCTACAAGCGCCTCGTGCCCGGCTTTGAAGCGCCGGTCCTGCTGGCCTATTCGGCCCGCAACCGGTCGGCGTCGATCCGCATCCCATGGGTTGCCTCCCCGAACGCCAAGCGTCTGGAGACCCGCTTCCCGGATCCGGCCGGCAATCCGTACCTGACCTTCGCCTCGCTTCTGATGGCCGGTCTCGATGGCATCGAGAACCGCATCGATCCGGGCGATCCGATGGACAAGGACCTCTACGATCTGCCGCCGCAGGAGCTGAAAGACATCCCGACCGTGTGTCGTTCGCTGCGCGAGGCACTGGAATCGCTCGACGCCGACCGTGACTTCCTCAAGAAGGGCGGTGTGATGGATGACGACCAGATCGACGCCTATATCGACCTCAAGATCGAAGAAGTGCTGCGTTACGAAATGCATCCGCACCCGGTTGAGTTCGACATGTATTATTCCTGCTAA
- a CDS encoding autotransporter domain-containing protein has protein sequence MRRRFLFASALASLTVTAPAAFADREITTETTSPVSTSTAGDGGVPDNIVISSGGRVTLVPNATAVTIDSDNNVTNGGTIIIEGDDDGGVGIHAIGGNTGNITHTGTIQVVSETRADDTDSDGRIDGPIAVGSNRVAILVDGAAVFTGDIVAASGSTLTVIGNDSAGLRVLTGLDGNIDMAGNVRLIGTNGYGVEVRGDVTGDVEIDGRIEINGEGSGGVLIASDVDGGVSIGATINATAFRFIGRPGEAIRDELEPEDFADSASPVMINGNVAGGVFFSGFSADRPSTPSANIGVRGSAPAAHILANASSGDIVLGEVVLEAIPDDPDTADVDESVAAELIGYALVNRGALNAFGNLDGIDTVAIQVNGEDGHTVTLTGGFLNESEIGGSAWAATSTGVLIGSGAIVPTFANTGDILIRTNLEGSVARGVYLDTGANVPTLINSGVIDATSLNGGGAVALTDASNSLTLIENTGEIAAYHLNTVVGTDPQVDDLVAIDLSANTVGTTVRQYRADGAADDFVEELIGEVRFGSGDDQLVIESGIVAGDIAFGDGADQLLISGGSVTGALSDTDGNLSIEVDGAQLVLASSTSANITTARFGDGSVIRFQIDDETATAANLTASGDITFESGSRVAATLANLIGDGATFVVVSADNLVIEESLDILQDTEAPWLYESNLEFDPTNPNALILTLRRRTAEELGMNANQGAAYTAALEGWQGNAELGQAIASLLTQDEFFAAYDQLLPEYAASAIQFALAANDSSTGALANRLEAVRRSPDQYGGLWVQEFGYFADRAGTAFGPGYRGHGIGVAVGFDRPAGPFYAAGVNFVGAASEISEVDGVDDPMSALTAQIGAYAGARTDLFDLDLYGAIGYDSFEHNRRVLIGSFDAAPSAEWSGWHTSASARIGRDIAFTDNWYIRPAFSIDYLRLTENAYTETGGGIGVDLSVGDRESTSFSSTALMTLGARFENTNSWWSPTVRVGFRNEFADSNAETTASFADYDQTFTLRSQSMPGSGAIFGFGIAAGSGYSTFSFDYDADVRDDFIRHTARLVMRMVF, from the coding sequence ATGCGTCGCCGTTTCTTGTTCGCCAGCGCCCTTGCATCGCTGACCGTTACAGCTCCTGCCGCCTTTGCTGACCGTGAGATCACCACGGAAACCACCTCGCCCGTGTCGACCTCGACCGCAGGCGATGGCGGGGTACCGGACAACATCGTCATCTCCAGCGGCGGCCGCGTCACCCTTGTTCCCAATGCAACAGCGGTCACGATCGACAGCGACAACAACGTCACCAATGGCGGCACGATCATCATCGAGGGCGATGATGACGGCGGCGTCGGCATCCATGCCATCGGCGGGAATACCGGGAACATCACCCATACCGGCACCATCCAGGTGGTGTCTGAAACACGCGCTGATGACACCGATTCCGACGGACGAATTGACGGGCCAATCGCGGTGGGCTCGAACCGCGTCGCCATTCTCGTGGACGGGGCTGCAGTCTTCACCGGCGATATCGTCGCGGCGTCGGGCAGCACGCTGACAGTGATCGGCAATGACTCCGCCGGCCTGCGCGTCCTCACCGGCCTCGACGGCAATATCGACATGGCGGGCAATGTCCGTCTCATTGGCACCAATGGCTACGGCGTCGAAGTACGCGGCGACGTCACCGGCGATGTCGAGATTGACGGCCGCATCGAGATCAACGGCGAAGGCAGCGGCGGGGTCCTGATCGCCAGCGATGTCGATGGCGGTGTCAGCATTGGCGCCACCATCAACGCAACCGCATTTCGCTTCATTGGCCGCCCGGGCGAGGCCATCCGCGACGAGCTTGAGCCCGAGGACTTCGCGGACAGTGCCTCACCGGTCATGATCAATGGCAATGTCGCCGGCGGTGTCTTCTTCAGCGGCTTCTCCGCTGATCGTCCCAGCACCCCCTCGGCCAATATCGGCGTCCGTGGCTCGGCGCCAGCAGCCCATATCCTCGCCAACGCCAGTTCCGGCGATATCGTTCTGGGTGAAGTGGTCCTGGAAGCCATTCCGGATGATCCGGACACTGCGGACGTCGACGAGAGTGTCGCGGCAGAGCTGATCGGCTATGCGTTGGTCAACCGGGGTGCCCTGAATGCCTTCGGCAATCTCGATGGCATCGACACTGTCGCCATCCAGGTCAACGGCGAAGACGGCCACACGGTTACGCTGACCGGCGGATTTCTGAATGAGTCCGAGATCGGCGGCTCTGCATGGGCGGCAACGTCGACCGGCGTTCTGATCGGCAGCGGTGCGATCGTCCCGACATTTGCCAATACCGGCGATATTCTCATCCGGACCAATCTGGAAGGCTCTGTTGCGCGGGGGGTTTATCTCGACACCGGCGCAAACGTCCCGACCCTGATCAATAGCGGCGTGATTGATGCGACCTCGCTCAATGGCGGTGGTGCCGTCGCCCTGACCGACGCCTCCAACTCCCTCACCCTGATCGAAAACACCGGTGAGATTGCCGCCTATCATCTCAACACCGTCGTCGGCACCGACCCGCAGGTGGATGACCTGGTCGCAATCGACCTCTCCGCCAACACGGTTGGAACCACCGTGCGCCAATACCGGGCTGACGGTGCCGCCGATGACTTCGTCGAAGAGTTGATCGGCGAGGTCCGTTTCGGATCGGGTGACGATCAGCTTGTCATCGAATCCGGCATTGTGGCCGGCGATATCGCCTTTGGTGACGGTGCCGACCAACTGTTGATCTCTGGCGGCTCGGTGACCGGAGCGCTGAGCGATACGGACGGGAATCTTTCGATCGAGGTCGATGGTGCCCAACTGGTGCTGGCGTCCAGCACGAGCGCCAACATCACCACCGCCCGCTTCGGCGACGGCTCGGTGATCCGCTTCCAGATCGATGACGAGACCGCGACCGCAGCCAACCTGACCGCGTCGGGTGATATCACCTTTGAATCCGGCTCGCGGGTTGCCGCGACACTGGCCAACCTGATCGGTGATGGCGCTACCTTCGTGGTCGTCTCGGCTGATAACCTGGTTATCGAGGAAAGCCTCGACATCCTCCAGGATACCGAAGCGCCCTGGCTTTATGAGTCGAACCTCGAATTCGATCCGACCAATCCCAACGCGCTCATTCTGACCCTTCGTCGCCGGACGGCTGAGGAACTGGGCATGAACGCCAACCAGGGAGCGGCCTACACGGCTGCGCTGGAAGGCTGGCAGGGTAATGCGGAACTCGGCCAGGCGATCGCCTCCCTGCTGACGCAGGACGAATTCTTCGCTGCCTATGACCAATTGCTGCCGGAATACGCCGCCAGCGCGATCCAGTTCGCCCTGGCAGCCAATGACAGCTCGACCGGCGCTCTCGCCAACCGTCTGGAAGCGGTCCGCCGCAGCCCGGACCAGTATGGCGGTCTGTGGGTTCAGGAATTCGGCTATTTCGCGGATCGCGCCGGGACCGCCTTCGGCCCGGGTTATCGCGGACACGGTATCGGCGTCGCGGTCGGCTTTGACCGTCCGGCCGGCCCCTTCTACGCCGCCGGTGTGAACTTTGTCGGTGCCGCCAGCGAGATCTCCGAAGTTGACGGCGTTGACGATCCGATGAGCGCCCTCACCGCCCAGATCGGCGCGTATGCCGGTGCCCGCACCGACCTGTTTGATCTCGATCTATACGGCGCGATTGGCTATGACAGCTTCGAGCATAATCGCCGCGTCCTGATCGGCTCCTTTGACGCCGCACCGAGTGCCGAATGGTCGGGCTGGCATACCTCGGCCTCGGCCCGTATCGGCCGTGACATCGCCTTTACCGATAACTGGTACATCCGGCCGGCCTTCTCGATCGACTATCTGCGCCTGACCGAGAATGCCTATACCGAGACCGGCGGCGGCATCGGTGTCGACCTGTCGGTTGGCGATCGCGAAAGCACCAGCTTCTCGAGCACGGCCCTCATGACCCTGGGCGCCCGCTTCGAGAACACCAATAGCTGGTGGTCGCCCACCGTGCGGGTTGGCTTCCGCAACGAGTTTGCCGACAGCAATGCGGAGACAACGGCCAGCTTCGCCGACTACGACCAGACCTTCACGCTGCGCTCGCAGTCCATGCCGGGATCGGGCGCGATCTTCGGGTTCGGTATTGCGGCCGGCTCTGGCTACTCGACCTTCTCCTTCGACTATGACGCTGATGTGCGCGACGACTTCATCCGCCACACCGCGCGTCTCGTCATGCGGATGGTGTTCTAG